One genomic window of Salvia miltiorrhiza cultivar Shanhuang (shh) chromosome 4, IMPLAD_Smil_shh, whole genome shotgun sequence includes the following:
- the LOC131019792 gene encoding probable LRR receptor-like serine/threonine-protein kinase IRK — protein sequence MLLKLVAFLFLSPLLLNLVQSLDPAFNDDVLGLIVFKAGLADPQLRLTSWNEEDNVACKWVGVKCDPDTNRVTELILDGFSLSGHIGRSLVRLQSLTLLQLSRNNFSGTLNPILAQIPSLEVLDLSSNSLSGFIPEELFQQCGPLKAISLSRNRFTGPLPHSLSSCSNLQRLNLSFNRISGQLLQSLWSLSSLRFLDLSDNLLEGEIPGGIDSLPELRVISLRRNNLVGWLPENLGNCLMLKSVDFSGNYFSGTLPLSMRKLALCRYLDVSMNSLTGQFPDWIGEMRSLEFLYISGNNFSGRLPSTLGNLQSLKEVNVSKNRFVGSLPESFEGCVSLKVVDFGQNSFSGNLPSWLFVLALESASLSVNRYSGSITLPASWLQSFQSLEALDLSSNALTGGIPAAIGNFSRLQALNVSHNSLAGSVPSSVGELNTTRVLDMSHNRLTGSIPPEVGRAVSLQQLRLDGNLLTGAIPIEIGNCSSLTSLVLSQNNLTGPVPGSVTNLSNLEVLDLSFNNLSGSLPKELTNLSHLVSFNVSFNGLEGELPVGGFFNTIPTSSVIGNPLLCGSIVKQSCPAVHPKPLVLNPNSSVSNHGPLPPNLRHKRIVLSISSLVAIGAAVFIALGVVTVSILNMHARTSMARSAAAFTFSGGDDFSPSHDTEANYGKLVMFSGEADFATGAQSLLNKNCELGRGGFGTVYKTELRGGRSIAIKKLNTTSLVKCQEDFEREVKTLGKMRHQNLVALEGYYWTPSLQLLINEYVSAGSLHRHLHDGGDDGSSLTWQQRFNIILGTAKGLAHLHRMNVIHYNMKSSNVLIDVSGDPKVGDFALARLLPALDRYILSSKIQSALGYMAPEFACQTVKITEKCDVYGFGVLTLEVLTGKRPVEYMEDDVVVLSDMVREALDEGRIEECIDKKLKGGYPVEEAIPVVKLGLICASQVPSNRPDMEEVIRILELIRSSSEKEEMES from the exons ATGTTGTTGAAGTTAGTGGCTTTCCTCTTCTTGTCTCCATTGCTCCTGAACTTGGTCCAATCCCTCGACCCTGCTTTCAACGACGACGTATTGGGCCTCATAGTCTTCAAAGCAGGCCTCGCCGACCCGCAGTTGCGCCTCACTTCTTGGAACGAGGAAGACAACGTCGCCTGCAAATGGGTCGGGGTGAAATGCGACCCGGATACCAACCGGGTCACGGAGCTCATTCTCGACGGATTCTCTCTCTCCGGCCACATTGGGAGGAGCCTCGTCCGGCTGCAGTCCCTCACGCTTCTGCAGCTCTCAAGAAACAATTTTTCAGGGACCCTTAATCCCATTCTTGCTCAAATCCCATCTCTCGAGGTTCTTGATTTGAGCAGCAACAGCTTATCAGGATTCATCCCCGAGGAGCTTTTCCAGCAATGTGGGCCCTTGAAGGCCATTTCTCTCTCTAGGAACAGATTCACCGGCCCATTGCCGCACTCCTTGAGCTCCTGCTCGAATCTGCAGAGGCTCAACCTGTCGTTCAATCGGATTTCAGGTCAGTTGCTTCAAAGCTTGTGGTCTCTGAGCTCGCTTCGGTTTCTTGATTTGTCTGATAATTTGTTGGAGGGTGAGATTCCGGGAGGGATCGACAGTTTACCTGAATTGAGAGTGATTAGTTTGAGGAGGAATAATCTAGTTGGTTGGCTGCCTGAGAATCTTGGCAACTGTTTGATGCTCAAGAGTGTTGATTTTAGTGGCAACTATTTCAGTGGCACTCTTCCTCTCTCAATGAGGAAACTTGCACTGTGTAGATATCTTGATGTGAGTATGAATTCATTGACAGGACAGTTCCCTGATTGGATTGGGGAGATGAGAAGCTTGGAATTCTTGTACATTTCTGGTAATAACTTTTCTGGTAGGCTACCTAGTACTCTAGGCAATCTCCAATCCTTAAAGGAAGTGAACGTGTCGAAAAATAGGTTTGTGGGGAGCTTGCCGGAGTCATTTGAGGGCTGTGTGAGCCTTAAAGTTGTCGATTTTGGCCAGAATTCGTTCTCCGGTAACCTGCCTTCGTGGCTCTTTGTGTTGGCTTTGGAGAGTGCATCTCTCTCTGTGAATAGGTACAGTGGGAGCATCACTCTCCCTGCTTCGTGGCTGCAGTCGTTTCAGAGCCTCGAAGCCTTAGATTTGTCGTCCAATGCATTGACCGGTGGGATTCCAGCAGCTATTGGGAACTTCAGTAGGCTGCAGGCCTTGAATGTGTCACATAACTCTCTAGCTGGTTCGGTTCCATCAAGTGTTGGTGAGCTTAACACGACTCGTGTTCTTGATATGAGCCACAATCGGCTAACTGGGAGCATCCCGCCTGAGGTTGGACGCGCTGTTTCACTGCAGCAGTTGAGATTGGATGGCAATTTGCTGACTGGAGCCATTCCAATAGAGATAGGGAACTGCTCATCTCTGACCTCATT GGTCTTGTCGCAGAATAATCTCACCGGTCCCGTGCCTGGTTCGGTCACGAACCTATCCAACCTCGAGGTGTTGGACTTGTCATTCAACAATTTATCAGGAAGCCTGCCTAAAGAATTGACAAACCTTTCGCACCTTGTCTCGTTTAATGTCTCCTTCAATGGTCTCGAGGGGGAGCTCCCGGTGGGAGGCTTCTTCAACACCATCCCCACGTCGTCTGTGATTGGGAATCCGTTGTTATGTGGCTCCATTGTCAAGCAATCGTGCCCTGCTGTCCATCCCAAGCCTCTGGTCCTCAACCCCAACTCATCTGTCTCGAATCACGGCCCCCTCCCACCAAATCTTCGACACAAGCGGATCGTGCTCAGCATATCTTCCCTTGTGGCCATTGGTGCAGCTGTCTTCATAGCTCTTGGTGTGGTCACAGTCTCTATTCTCAACATGCACGCGCGCACATCCATGGCACGGTCTGCTGCTGCGTTCACATTCTCCGGGGGCGATGATTTCAGCCCTTCCCACGACACCGAGGCTAACTATGGGAAGCTTGTGATGTTCTCTGGAGAAGCTGACTTTGCTACTGGGGCCCAGTCTCTGCTCAACAAGAACTGTGAGCTTGGGCGCGGTGGTTTTGGGACTGTCTACAAGACAGAGCTTCGAGGGGGGCGCTCCATCGCCATCAAGAAGCTTAACACCACGAGTTTGGTGAAATGTCAAGAAGATTTCGAGAGGGAGGTTAAGACACTAGGCAAGATGAGGCACCAGAATCTGGTGGCACTCGAAGGATACTATTGGACGCCTTCGTTGCAgctgctcatcaacgagtatgtCTCTGCAGGAAGCTTGCACAGGCATCTCCACGACGGAGGGGACGATGGCAGCAGCCTCACTTGGCAGCAAAGATTCAACATAATCCTCGGGACTGCTAAGGGCCTAGCTCATCTGCACCGGATGAATGTCATCCACTACAACATGAAGTCGAGCAATGTTCTGATAGACGTCTCTGGTGATCCGAAGGTGGGAGATTTTGCCCTGGCCCGGCTGCTACCTGCATTGGACCGTTACATCCTGAGCAGCAAGATTCAGAGCGCGCTAGGGTACATGGCCCCGGAGTTTGCGTGCCAAACTGTGAAGATCACTGAGAAATGTGACGTCTATGGATTTGGGGTCTTGACCCTCGAGGTGCTGACCGGGAAGAGGCCCGTGGAGTACATGGAGGACGATGTGGTGGTGCTGAGCGACATGGTGAGGGAAGCGTTAGACGAGGGGAGGATAGAGGAATGCATCGACAAGAAGCTCAAAGGTGGTTATCCGGTGGAGGAGGCGATTCCGGTGGTAAAGCTTGGCTTGATTTGTGCCTCTCAGGTGCCATCAAATCGCCCCGACATGGAAGAGGTCATACGGATTTTGGAACTCATCCGATCTTCATCGGAGAAGGAAGAAATGGAATCATAA